A stretch of DNA from Candidatus Hydrogenedentota bacterium:
GGAGCGTTTTGACGCGTTAATCGCCTCCTGTTATGGTCTGAGCTCTACCACGCGCAACAGTTGCCCGGCACCGGGTTGCAGGAGATATCACATGTTGTCTCTCGCCGTTCTTGCCGCTTTCACACTGGGCGCAGTCGACCAGGAACTGGTTGTTGAGCGCGCCGGCACAACCGTCACGGTAACAGGCGCGCATTTCGGGTTGACCGTGGACGCGTCGAAGGGCGGCGAGATGACCTCGCTCCGGCTGCACGACGGCGCGGCTTGGCATGACGTGCTCGAGGGCACGTTCCCCGCCCTTCGGTTCCAGGACGGCGAATCCGAGTGGAAACTGGCGCTCGATATGCGCAAGGGCGAGATCCGGCAGGTCGAGCGCGAGGGCAGGGCGGTGCGTATCCATACCTGCGCTGTGCTGCGGCGCGAAGACGGCACGGGCTCGCCCTGGGGAGTCGATCTGCGCTACGAGATTCATCCCGAGGGAGCGGTGTTCATCGACATGGAATGCAGGCTGGTAAGCGTCCCGTTCACGTTGTCGGAGGCGACCGCGTCGTTTGCGGTGCGTCCGGAAATCGCCGCCTGTCCCAGGTACCGCGACCAGCAGGTGGGCAAACAGGAAATGCCGCTGAAATCGTTCCGGGCGGCCTTCGGCGCGAATCCCGCCAAGAGTTTCACCAACGAGCTCGAGGTCATTGTCGAAGACAACCACCCCATTTCGGGTGCCGTGGCCTACGAATCGGACAAGGGCCGCGCCACGTGGGTTCTCGGGCGCAACGGCGGGACCCTCGAACCGGGGTTTCAGTACCGAAACCGGTTTGCCATCGGCCTGGGAGCGGCGGTCACGAAAAAACCCGGAAGCAACGTCATCGGCCAGCGCGTCTACCACGTAGTGAACTGGCTGGACCTCGAAAACTGGTATCCGGCGAACGAGCACATCGACGCCATGGTCGAGAACTACGCGACGATCATGATTCTGCATCACGAATACCTGTTGCAGCGCGGCAGCAACGGCTACCCCCACGCAGAGTATCGCGTGGCGCGCGATCACGACGCCATGGTGCGGACCATCGACTACGCGCACGCGAAAGGCCTGCGCGTGGGCCTCTACATGCGCGGCATCGAGTGGTACGCCCTCGAGACTGGCTTCTTCGAGAAGTATTGCAGGAAAAACTGGGACGGCATCTATCTCGATTGGCACGGACCCTTCGCCGTGGCCTGGCACGAGAGTCAGTACAAGCCCGAACCCTTCCTCGGCGACCGGCATTTCTCGGAAGACGGTCTGTACACCCCCGCCAGAGCGTATTTCCTGATGACGCGGCGGCTGCGCGAGATGGTCGGGCCGGACGGTTTCCTCATCGGCCACCAGGGGTCGTTCAATTCGGGTACGTTCGCCAATCTGTGCTTCGACGCGTACCTTCCCGGGGAAGCGGGCTCGGACCGCCGCATGTTCTCCGATCGCGACGAGGCCGTCTACAAGGGTATGCTCGCAAGCAGCGTGTGCATGCCCTGGACCCTCGACCTGCCGGACTACCAGAACGCCGAGGGCGCCGCCAAAATGGCCATATGGGGGTTCTATCCACACCTGGTCACGGGAATCGTGGCCCGTCACGGCAAGGAAATCACGTATCCCATCGATCCCAACGACGAACTCTACCGCTTCGTGCTCCCCTATTGGCGCTTGCTGGCGAAGATCGATGTCGAGAAGGCGGAGGTATTCAATACGCCCTCGGTAAACGTCGCCGCCCTGGAGAGTTCCAATCCTGAGGTCGAAGCGCTCATATACAAGGAATCGGCGGACCGGTACCTGGTGGTCGCTGGAAACCTCGGCACGGAGCCGGCCAGCGCGGTATTGACGCTGAACGCCGACGTTCTCGGCATGACGAGCGACTACGCCGCGGTCCGCATCGACGCCGCAACCGGCAACGAAACGCCCTGCGACTACGAAAAGGACACGCTGCGCACCTCCAGCCTGCCCCAATGGGGCATTGAGGGCTATTTGCTCACAAGACAATAAGCGCCCGTGCTCAGGGCGGTGCGATGAACGGCGCGCCGCTCTGGATAGGTATGCCCGCCGGTATGATGAGCCTCTGGACGCCGGTGACAAGGTTGTCGCCCACCACGAGCGTACCCGCATCTCCCGTGAATTCCACAACCTGCTTCATAGTGTTGGGGCTCTGCGTATCGGAAATGATGTTGCCCGTAATAACCGAATCGGACAGGTTCTCGAAATACAGCGCGGAATAGGCCCCGGCTTTTTCCTGGGACGGGTTGAGGATCGAATTGCCAACCAGGATGATCCGCTTGTTGTCTTTGCCCTTGATGGTGACAGCCGTCTGGTGCAGGCGCGTGAAGGTGTTGCCGGTGATGGTGACGTCCGGGGCGCTTTCGAGCACGATCCCGCAGGCCGGATCGAGCTTGTGCCTTTTGCTCGGGTCGTAGGGGTAGCGGCAGAACGTGTTGCCGGTAATAGTGAGTTCGCCCGCGCCGTTGAGCGCATGGACCCCCGGCTGCGCCATGAGCACGATGTTGTTGGCGCTGACCGTGATATCGCGCACGTTGTCGAGCCGGACCCCCTCGCCCTGGCAGTGGGCCAGAGTATTGGCGCTGACCGTGTCGCCGTAGCACTCGCGCGCGAGCACCACGGCGTGCCCGGCGCATTCCTCGATCATGTTGGCGGAAACGAGCGAACCGTACGTGTTCTCGATCACAACGCCGTTGCCGAGGTGGTCGTCAAGGTTGTTGCCGGTCAAGGTGAGGTTGAAGCTGTCGATGCAGCGGACCGCATCTTTGTTTTCTTCGAACTGGTTGGCCGATACCACGATGTCGTGGCAGGCGGCCAGATTGAGGCCG
This window harbors:
- a CDS encoding right-handed parallel beta-helix repeat-containing protein produces the protein MTGFRGRFLTCVVAACLACAVCPRSWAGDPTKNEQFQPGAEGAKLIDAAGFNSLQAAFQALPASGGVVTIPPGRYEITEPLRIRAGDVMVRGSGTSTHIVNKNEGGLAGIDVRAPEGVKSIWRVQLCDLRVTGNPKSGPGIYAKSVDELLISRVAAEHNGTYGIFLDNCYEDPRISDCLINYNKHTGLNLAACHDIVVSANQFEENKDAVRCIDSFNLTLTGNNLDDHLGNGVVIENTYGSLVSANMIEECAGHAVVLARECYGDTVSANTLAHCQGEGVRLDNVRDITVSANNIVLMAQPGVHALNGAGELTITGNTFCRYPYDPSKRHKLDPACGIVLESAPDVTITGNTFTRLHQTAVTIKGKDNKRIILVGNSILNPSQEKAGAYSALYFENLSDSVITGNIISDTQSPNTMKQVVEFTGDAGTLVVGDNLVTGVQRLIIPAGIPIQSGAPFIAPP